CGAATATTTCGCAAAGGAGGATGCTGAAAAGGCAAAGCGCCTCAAGGAGAAATTAAAGCGCGAGATTTTAGAAGAACAAAAGAAAAACATAAAAGAAATCTGCCATATGAAATGTCCAAAATGTGGAGGAGATCTGAAGGAAGTAGTATTTCGTGGTATAAAGATTGATAAATGTAATTCATGTAAAGGTGTGTGGCTCGACAATGGTGAGCTCGAGAAGCTTGCTGGTCCAGATGAGAAAAGTTCTTTAAGAGAAATTATCAACCTCTTCAAGGGTAGTTAGTACCTCAGCCTCTTAAGCGCTGAAAAAAATCCCTGAGTAATTCAGCACATTCTTCCTCCAACACTCCTCCAGAGACCTCGACAGTGTGATTTAATCTTCCATCAACCCCTATATTGTAGTTCGAAACTACGGCACCCGACTTTGGATCATCGGTACCAAAAACTAATCTCTTGATCCTCGCCAAAACAATTGCACCAATGCACATTGAGCATGGTTCAAGGGTAACATAAATCGTACTCTGGCTAATTCTAATTCGTTGGTACTTTTTTGTGGCTTCTCTTATGGCTATTATCTCAGCATGAGCAGTAGGATCAAATGAAGTCTCACAAAGATTATGGGCAATGGAAATAATATCCTCATCGTTTCCTACCAGGACGGCACCGACTGGAACCTCTCCCTTTAGCCTAGCCCTTATGGCTTCTTCATAAGCCAATCGCATAAAGGCTTCGTCGATGTAACGGGTCATAGAAGTAGGTAGCGTATAAAGACTAAACGGGTGAATTTTCTTTTTACTTACGAGCGCTAAACTTAAGACTCGTTTTTGCGCGGTCCCATGTCTTTTCTGTAATCTCTTTTATTTCTCCCACCTTGATCTTCTGTGTTGCAGTAACAGGGAATCCATCCTCGTAAACCTCTATAAACCTCGGAACCATTGCCACCATTACCTGATCTGCCATCCATCTGCTAAACTCCACTGGGTCAAACGAGACTCCAGGCTTTAAGGTTACATTGAGCTTGATCTCATCATCAGAAACATTTGGAAGCCTGATGCCAACCGCGATCGCCTCTTGAATAGATTCATAACGCATCGCCAGATCCTGCACTGCTATAGGATCAACGTTCTCTCCGGATACCCGGATGCGGCTGAATCTCCCAACAAAGTAATATCTTCCATCTATACCCCTTGCAAACAGGTCATCTGAATTGAAATATCCATCGTCATCAAAAGCCTCCCTCGTTCTCCTTTCGTCTTTGAAATATTCGTTTAGTGTGGTGTGTGGAACTACCGGTTTAATAAAAAGCAATCCCTTTGCCTCTTCAGGTGGAGTGAGATCTTCATATGGATCCCAGAAAGGCCTCAGAACCTTATCACTATCTTGTGGGTCACGGAGTTCAACATAGTATCCCTCCATCGGGAAGCCTGATGAACCAGGGCGGTGATCCTCCGGATCCTTCCAAAGAACCATGCCCATCTCGGTCGACCCATAACCATCTAAAACACGAACCCCGAATCTCTCCTGAAATTCCTGAAGATTACGGGGAGCTGGGGAGCCAAGCATTATCCGAAGCTTATGCTTACTATCCCACTCACTCGGTTTAGCAGCCCATAGATACTC
This portion of the Thermodesulfobacteriota bacterium genome encodes:
- a CDS encoding zf-TFIIB domain-containing protein; the protein is MSSDKPTKGEDEYFAKEDAEKAKRLKEKLKREILEEQKKNIKEICHMKCPKCGGDLKEVVFRGIKIDKCNSCKGVWLDNGELEKLAGPDEKSSLREIINLFKGS
- the tadA gene encoding tRNA adenosine(34) deaminase TadA, which encodes MTRYIDEAFMRLAYEEAIRARLKGEVPVGAVLVGNDEDIISIAHNLCETSFDPTAHAEIIAIREATKKYQRIRISQSTIYVTLEPCSMCIGAIVLARIKRLVFGTDDPKSGAVVSNYNIGVDGRLNHTVEVSGGVLEEECAELLRDFFQRLRG